One window of the Zea mays cultivar B73 chromosome 3, Zm-B73-REFERENCE-NAM-5.0, whole genome shotgun sequence genome contains the following:
- the LOC100381658 gene encoding 23-bisphosphoglycerate-independent phosphoglycerate mutase 1 gives MASSWTLPDHPKLPKGKPVAVVVLDGWGEANPDQYNCIHVAQTPVMDSLKNGAPEKWRLVKAHGTAVGLPSDDDMGNSEVGHNALGAGRIFAQGAKLVDQALASGKIYDGDGFNYIKESFENGTLHLIGLLSDGGVHSRLDQLQLLLKGVSERGAKKIRVHILTDGRDVLDGSSVGFVETLENDLLELRGKGIDAQIASGGGRMYVTMDRYENDWDVVKRGWDAQVLGEAPYKFKSALEAVKTLRAQPNANDQYLPPFVIVDDSGKAVGPVLDGDAVVTINFRADRMVMLAKALEYADFNNFDRVRVPKIRYAGMLQYDGELKLPSRYLVSPPEIDRTSGEYLVKNGIRTFACSETVKFGHVTFFWNGNRSGYFDETKEEYVEVPSDSGITFNVAPKMKALQIAEKARDALLSGKFDQVRVNLPNGDMVGHTGDIEATVVACKAADEAVKIILNAVEQVGGIYLVTADHGNAEDMVKRNKSGKPLLDKNGGIQILTSHTLQPVPVAIGGPGLHPGVKFRNDIQIPGLANVAATVMNLHGFEAPADYEQTLIEVADN, from the exons ATGGCGAGCTCGTGGACGCTTCCTGACCACCCGAAGCTCCCCAAGGGGAAGCCGGTGGCTGTCGTCGTGCTGGACGGATGGGGCGAGGCCAACCCCGACCAGTACAACTGCATCCATGTCGCTCAGACTCCTGTCATGGACTCGTTAAAGAAT GGTGCTCCTGAGAAATGGAGACTAGTGAAGGCTCATGGAACAGCTGTGGGTCTCCCATCTGATGATGACATGGGCAACAGTGAAGTTGGTCACAATGCACTTGGTGCTGGTCGGATTTTCGCCCAAGG TGCTAAGCTTGTTGATCAAGCTCTTGCCTCAGGAAAGATTTATGATGGAGATGGGTTCAACTACATCAAAGAATCTTTTGAAAATGGTACTCTTCACCTTATTGGGTTGTTGAGTGATGGTGGTGTCCACTCCCGCCTTGACCAACTGCAG TTACTTCTGAAAGGTGTCAGTGAGAGAGGAGCAAAAAAAATTCGTGTGCACATCCTTACCGATGGGCGTGACGTTTTGGATGGCAGCAGTGTTGGTTTCGTGGAGACCCTAGAGAATGATCTTTTGGAGCTTCGAGGCAAGGGTATTGATGCACAGattgcttctggtggtggaaggaTGTATGTTACCATGGACCGTTATGAG AATGACTGGGATGTGGTTAAACGTGGCTGGGATGCTCAGGTGCTCGGAGAAGCACCCTACAAATTCAAAAGTGCACTTGAGGCTGTGAAAACACTGAGAGCACAGCCCAATGCTAATGACCAATACTTGCCCCCATTTGTGATAGTTGATGACAGCGGCAAAGCTGTTGGGCCTGTATTAGATGGTGATGCAGTTGTCACTATCAACTTCCGGGCTGATCGCATGGTTATGCTTGCTAAAGCACTAGAGTATGCAGATTTTAACAATTTTGACCGTGTACGTGTCCCCAAAATTCGATATGCTGGGATGCTTCAGTATGATGGTGAGTTGAAGCTTCCAAGTCGCTACCTTGTTTCCCCACCAGAGATAGATAGAACATCTGGGGAGTACTTGGTGAAGAATGGCATCCGCACCTTTGCTTGCAG TGAGACAGTGAAATTTGGCCATGTCACATTTTTCTGGAATGGTAACCGCTCGGGATACTTTGATGAAACTAAGGAAGAGTATGTAGAAGTTCCTAGTGACAGTGGTATTACATTCAATGTTGCACCCAAGATGAAGGCGCTTCAAATTGCTGAGAAAGCTAGGGACGCTCTCCTAAGTGGAAAGTTTGACCAG GTACGTGTCAACCTGCCAAATGGTGACATGGTTGGTCACACTGGGGATATTGAGGCTACCGTTGTTGCTTGCAAGGCAGCTGATGAAGCTGTTAAG ATCATTCTGAATGCTGTCGAGCAAGTTGGTGGTATTTACCTTGTTACTGCCGATCATGGCAATGCTGAGGATATGGTGAAAAGGAACAAATCTGGCAAGCCGTTGCTCGACAAGAATGGTGGTATCCAGATTCTAACCTCGCATACCCTTCAGCCG GTGCCGGTTGCCATTGGAGGCCCTGGTCTTCACCCCGGAGTGAAATTCCGGAACGACATTCAAATCCCTGGGCTCGCCAATGTAGCCGCAACTGTGATGAACCTCCATGGATTTGAGGCCCCTGCTGACTACGAGCAAACCCTAATTGAAGTGGCTGACAACTAA